One region of Azoarcus sp. CIB genomic DNA includes:
- a CDS encoding cupredoxin domain-containing protein, which yields MMKPASLSASVLGLAAALLAAPAVARADMPTFEVVAENDRFTPETIEVPANTRFRLQLTNRNVGPEEFETSTPFKELVVGPGVTRSTIFPPLKPGSYPFFGEFHPDTAKGRFVAK from the coding sequence ATGATGAAACCAGCCAGCCTGAGCGCCTCCGTCCTTGGCCTTGCCGCCGCCCTCCTCGCGGCGCCTGCCGTGGCGCGCGCCGACATGCCGACCTTCGAGGTTGTCGCGGAGAACGACCGCTTCACGCCCGAGACGATCGAAGTGCCCGCCAACACGCGCTTCCGCCTGCAGCTCACGAACCGCAACGTCGGCCCCGAAGAGTTCGAGACCAGTACGCCGTTCAAGGAGCTCGTCGTGGGGCCGGGCGTGACCCGCAGCACCATCTTTCCGCCGCTGAAGCCGGGTTCCTACCCCTTCTTCGGCGAGTTCCATCCCGACACGGCCAAGGGCCGCTTCGTCGCGAAGTAA
- a CDS encoding FTR1 family protein: MGNALFIVWRESVEAILIISILLAWIRDRDDARIGVHHLWAGVGGGLALAGFLALAMLGVHGWLAADALDLFQTAIVFAAAGLITHMVLWMRSHGRHMKRELEAGLTRAAQTAGGTSVAMLAAIAVGREGAETVLFLYGLAMEQSGETLARLFAGAGIGFALALATAWVILSGARWLPGRLFFRASEIVLLLLAAALLVSGVERLIDMEWLPPLIEPVWDSSALLEDGSTAGGIAAAFAGYRAQPSLMVLIAWLGYWGVVALLGRLQRRTAA, from the coding sequence ATGGGCAACGCCCTGTTCATCGTGTGGCGCGAGAGCGTCGAGGCGATCCTGATCATCAGCATCCTGCTCGCGTGGATCCGCGACCGCGACGATGCGCGCATCGGCGTGCATCACCTGTGGGCGGGCGTCGGCGGCGGACTCGCGCTGGCGGGCTTCCTCGCGCTCGCGATGCTGGGCGTGCACGGCTGGCTCGCGGCCGACGCGCTGGATCTCTTCCAGACCGCCATCGTGTTCGCCGCCGCCGGCCTGATCACGCACATGGTGCTGTGGATGCGTTCGCACGGGCGCCACATGAAGCGCGAGCTCGAAGCGGGTCTCACGCGCGCGGCCCAAACCGCCGGCGGGACTTCGGTCGCCATGCTCGCGGCGATCGCTGTGGGCCGCGAGGGGGCGGAAACGGTGCTGTTCCTGTACGGACTGGCGATGGAGCAGTCCGGCGAAACGCTCGCACGCCTGTTCGCCGGCGCGGGCATCGGCTTCGCGCTGGCGCTCGCGACCGCATGGGTGATCCTGTCGGGCGCGCGCTGGCTGCCGGGGCGCCTGTTCTTCCGCGCGAGCGAGATCGTGCTGTTGCTGCTCGCGGCGGCGTTGCTGGTATCGGGCGTCGAGCGCCTGATCGACATGGAGTGGCTGCCGCCGCTCATCGAGCCGGTGTGGGACAGCTCGGCGCTGCTCGAAGACGGCAGCACCGCAGGCGGCATCGCCGCAGCCTTCGCCGGCTACCGCGCGCAGCCCTCGCTGATGGTGCTGATCGCGTGGCTGGGCTACTGGGGCGTGGTCGCGCTACTCGGGCGCCTACAGCGGAGGACTGCGGCATGA
- a CDS encoding 4Fe-4S binding protein — MNTCAVAAAPSAARPYLARVGELMRRHRGWIVGAQWAILAAYLFLVITPAFLPLPESGAHLWNNLTLFAQFAFWGIWWPFVLVSMMLMGRVWCGTMCPEGFLSEQVSRFGLGRPVPRWIKWGGWPFVAFLGTTVYGQLVSVYEYPKAALLVLGGSTVAAVAVGLVYGRGKRVWCRHLCPVNGVFGLLSRLAPVHFRTDRAAWESYGAKKVIPINCAPLVDIRRMESAADCHMCGRCAGHRDAVSLAARVPGSEVAQLDAQDTDHWEVRLLVFGIIGTAIGAFQWSASPWFVRAKLAAAEWLVERDAFALLADDIPWWLLTHYPEANDVFTWLDGIMILAYIGVTALVLGGWITLWLRAAAGLLGDTAARLRLAYALIPLGGAGVFLGLSGLTVTLLTAEGVILTALPEARATLLAAAALASLVLAAIHVRHRRRRGRASSAPCSPSPRRRQPRSCRGC, encoded by the coding sequence ATGAACACCTGCGCGGTCGCTGCCGCCCCCTCAGCCGCCCGCCCATACCTCGCCCGCGTGGGCGAACTGATGCGCCGCCATCGCGGCTGGATCGTCGGCGCGCAATGGGCGATCCTCGCGGCCTACCTGTTCCTCGTCATCACCCCCGCCTTCCTGCCACTGCCGGAATCCGGCGCGCACCTGTGGAACAACCTGACGCTGTTCGCGCAGTTCGCCTTCTGGGGCATCTGGTGGCCCTTCGTGCTGGTGTCGATGATGCTGATGGGGCGCGTGTGGTGCGGCACGATGTGCCCGGAAGGCTTTCTCTCCGAGCAGGTGTCGCGCTTCGGCCTCGGCCGCCCGGTGCCGCGCTGGATCAAGTGGGGCGGCTGGCCCTTCGTCGCCTTCCTCGGCACGACCGTGTATGGCCAGCTCGTGAGCGTGTACGAGTACCCCAAGGCGGCGCTGCTGGTGCTGGGCGGCTCGACCGTCGCGGCGGTCGCCGTGGGCTTGGTCTACGGCCGCGGCAAGCGCGTGTGGTGCCGCCACCTGTGCCCGGTCAACGGCGTCTTCGGCCTGCTGTCGCGGCTCGCGCCGGTGCATTTCCGCACCGACCGCGCGGCGTGGGAGTCGTACGGCGCGAAGAAGGTGATCCCGATCAACTGCGCCCCGCTGGTCGACATCCGCCGCATGGAAAGCGCCGCCGACTGCCACATGTGCGGGCGCTGCGCGGGGCATCGCGACGCGGTGAGCCTCGCCGCGCGCGTGCCCGGCAGCGAGGTCGCGCAGCTCGACGCGCAGGACACGGACCACTGGGAAGTACGCCTGCTGGTGTTCGGCATCATCGGCACGGCGATCGGCGCCTTCCAGTGGTCGGCCTCGCCGTGGTTCGTGCGCGCGAAACTCGCGGCTGCGGAGTGGCTGGTCGAGCGCGACGCCTTCGCGCTGCTCGCGGACGACATCCCGTGGTGGCTGCTGACCCACTACCCCGAAGCGAACGACGTGTTCACCTGGCTCGACGGGATCATGATCCTCGCGTACATCGGCGTCACGGCGCTGGTGCTCGGCGGCTGGATCACGCTGTGGCTGCGCGCCGCCGCCGGCCTGCTCGGCGACACGGCCGCGCGCCTGCGGCTCGCCTACGCGCTGATCCCGCTCGGCGGTGCCGGCGTGTTCCTCGGGCTCTCGGGACTCACCGTGACCCTGCTGACGGCCGAAGGGGTGATCCTCACGGCACTGCCCGAAGCGCGCGCCACCCTGCTCGCGGCGGCGGCACTGGCGAGCCTGGTCCTGGCCGCCATCCACGTCCGCCACAGACGGCGCCGCGGGCGCGCAAGCTCGGCGCCCTGCTCGCCTTCGCCGCGGCGTCGGCAGCCGCGGTCGTGCCGTGGGTGTTGA
- a CDS encoding (2Fe-2S)-binding protein: protein MTRFILNGQKVNTSMPEDTPLLWVLRDGLELTGTKFGCGMGLCGACTVHVDGVAVKSCSTPVSEVADKHVTTIEQIGRNRVGAAVQAAWQKLDVVQCGYCQSGQIMAATALLTNTPRPSDADIDAAMAANLCRCATYVRIRAAIHEAAKRLAGRGAA, encoded by the coding sequence ATGACCCGATTCATCCTCAACGGGCAGAAGGTCAACACCTCCATGCCCGAGGACACCCCGCTGCTGTGGGTGCTGCGCGACGGACTGGAACTCACCGGCACCAAGTTCGGCTGCGGCATGGGGTTGTGCGGCGCGTGCACGGTGCATGTCGACGGCGTCGCGGTGAAGTCCTGTTCGACGCCGGTTTCGGAGGTCGCCGACAAACACGTCACGACCATCGAACAGATCGGCAGGAACCGCGTCGGCGCGGCGGTGCAGGCGGCGTGGCAGAAGCTCGACGTCGTCCAGTGCGGCTACTGCCAGTCCGGCCAGATCATGGCGGCAACCGCCTTGCTGACGAACACGCCGCGACCGAGCGACGCGGACATCGACGCGGCGATGGCCGCCAACCTGTGCCGCTGCGCGACCTACGTGCGCATCCGCGCCGCGATCCACGAAGCCGCGAAGCGCCTCGCGGGGAGGGGCGCGGCATGA
- a CDS encoding xanthine dehydrogenase family protein molybdopterin-binding subunit has translation MTTRIENVSRRDFLKAGAGLTLGLVLPGAGSALAATAKDAPQAEAAFAPNAFVRIGTDNRVTVIAKHLEMGQGTYTGLATLVAEELDADWAQVMVEGAPADAKRYNNLLWGPSQGTGGSTAIANSFDQLRQAGASARAMLVQAAAARWKVPAGEIRVRAGVVSHAKSGRKASFGELAEAAAKQAVPQEVRLKDPKDFTLIGRHVPRKDSVEKTTGRAQFTQDVKLPGMLVAVVAHPPRFGATVRTVDERAARAVPGVLRVVRIPQGVAVLARDYWTAKKGRDALQIDWDDSAAYRGSSEQIFADYRKLAATPGRVARRDGDTDKALAEGAQALDAEYAFPYLAHAPMEPLNCVMRLDAQGCEVWNGEQFQTGDQYTLAAFFGLKPEQVKLNMLFAGGSFGRRANPAADYVLETAHIVKAIRGEAPVKLVWSREDDMRAGYYRPLYLHRLRAVLDVQGKPLAWSQRVVGQSILAGTPFESAMVKDGVDATSVEGAANLPYAIPNLQVELHTTSKDVKVPVLWWRSVGSTHTAFAAEVFLDELATAAGADPVAYRLELLGAHPRHAGVLKLAADKGGWGKPLAAAKSGKRGRGVAVHESFNTFVAQVVEVTVAPDGGFTVDRVVCAVDCGIAVNPDVIRAQMEGGIGFGLAAALSGAITLKDGVVEQSNFHDYPILRIDQMPKIEVHIVPSAQKPTGVGEPGVPPLAPALVNALFAATGKRIRTLPIGEQLKA, from the coding sequence ATGACGACCCGCATCGAGAACGTGTCGCGTCGCGACTTCCTCAAGGCCGGCGCCGGCCTCACGCTGGGGCTGGTGCTGCCGGGCGCGGGCTCCGCGCTGGCTGCGACGGCGAAGGACGCACCCCAAGCGGAAGCCGCCTTCGCTCCGAATGCCTTCGTGCGCATCGGCACCGACAACCGCGTGACGGTGATCGCCAAGCATCTGGAGATGGGCCAGGGCACTTACACCGGCCTTGCGACCCTGGTCGCCGAGGAACTGGACGCCGACTGGGCGCAGGTGATGGTCGAAGGCGCTCCGGCCGACGCGAAGCGCTACAACAACCTGCTGTGGGGCCCGTCGCAGGGCACCGGCGGCAGCACCGCGATCGCCAACTCCTTCGACCAGTTGCGCCAGGCGGGCGCGAGCGCGCGGGCAATGCTGGTGCAGGCGGCAGCCGCGCGCTGGAAGGTGCCGGCCGGCGAAATCCGCGTCAGGGCGGGCGTCGTCAGCCATGCGAAGAGCGGCCGCAAGGCGAGCTTCGGCGAACTGGCCGAGGCCGCGGCGAAGCAGGCGGTGCCGCAGGAAGTGCGCCTGAAGGATCCCAAGGACTTCACGCTGATCGGGCGGCACGTGCCGCGCAAGGACAGCGTCGAGAAGACCACCGGCCGCGCGCAGTTCACGCAGGACGTGAAGCTGCCGGGGATGCTCGTCGCGGTCGTCGCGCACCCGCCACGCTTCGGCGCGACCGTGCGCACGGTCGATGAACGCGCGGCGCGCGCGGTGCCGGGCGTGCTGCGCGTCGTGCGCATCCCGCAGGGCGTCGCAGTGCTGGCGCGCGACTACTGGACCGCGAAGAAGGGGCGCGACGCGCTGCAGATCGACTGGGACGACAGCGCCGCCTACCGCGGCAGCTCCGAGCAGATCTTCGCCGATTACCGGAAACTCGCCGCGACGCCGGGACGGGTCGCGCGCCGCGACGGCGACACGGACAAGGCGCTGGCCGAGGGCGCGCAGGCGCTGGACGCGGAATACGCCTTCCCCTACCTCGCGCATGCGCCGATGGAGCCGCTCAACTGCGTGATGCGCCTCGACGCGCAGGGCTGCGAAGTGTGGAACGGCGAGCAGTTCCAGACCGGCGACCAGTACACGCTGGCCGCCTTCTTCGGACTCAAGCCCGAGCAGGTGAAGCTCAACATGCTGTTCGCTGGCGGCAGTTTCGGCCGGCGCGCGAACCCGGCCGCGGATTACGTGCTGGAGACGGCGCACATCGTGAAGGCGATCCGCGGCGAGGCGCCGGTGAAGCTGGTGTGGTCGCGCGAGGACGACATGCGCGCCGGCTACTACCGGCCGCTGTACCTGCACCGCCTGCGCGCCGTGCTCGACGTACAGGGCAAGCCGCTCGCGTGGTCGCAGCGCGTCGTCGGCCAGTCGATCCTCGCCGGCACGCCCTTCGAGAGCGCGATGGTCAAGGACGGCGTCGACGCGACCTCGGTCGAAGGCGCGGCGAACCTGCCCTACGCGATCCCCAACCTGCAGGTCGAGCTGCACACCACCAGCAAGGACGTGAAGGTGCCGGTGCTGTGGTGGCGCTCGGTGGGCTCGACGCACACCGCGTTCGCGGCCGAGGTCTTCCTCGACGAACTGGCGACGGCCGCGGGCGCCGATCCGGTCGCGTACCGGCTCGAGCTCCTCGGCGCGCATCCGCGTCATGCGGGCGTGCTGAAACTCGCCGCCGACAAGGGCGGCTGGGGCAAGCCGCTCGCAGCGGCGAAGAGCGGCAAGCGCGGTCGCGGCGTCGCGGTGCACGAGTCCTTCAACACCTTCGTCGCACAGGTGGTCGAGGTCACGGTCGCGCCCGATGGCGGCTTCACCGTCGATCGCGTCGTGTGTGCAGTGGATTGCGGCATCGCCGTGAATCCGGACGTGATCCGCGCACAGATGGAGGGCGGCATCGGCTTCGGGCTCGCCGCCGCGTTGAGCGGTGCGATCACACTCAAGGACGGGGTCGTCGAGCAGTCGAACTTCCACGACTACCCGATCCTGCGCATCGACCAGATGCCGAAGATCGAGGTGCACATCGTGCCGTCCGCCCAGAAGCCGACCGGGGTGGGCGAGCCGGGGGTGCCGCCGCTCGCGCCGGCGCTGGTGAATGCGCTGTTTGCCGCGACCGGCAAGCGTATCCGCACGCTGCCGATCGGGGAGCAGTTGAAGGCGTGA
- a CDS encoding TonB-dependent siderophore receptor, with protein sequence MSFRPRLKPVVFAMLAASACGNVALAADAVLSPVLVQDQVERADGPVQGYRATRSATFTKTDTPLKEVPASITVVPENVIEDQAMRSISDVLRYVPGTTAAQGEGNRDQIVIRGNNTTADFFVNGIRDDAQIFRDLYNVERVEVLKGPGGMSFGRGGAGGIVNRVTKRPVFGHVGEASVTLGSFDQLRGTVDVGNKLSDAAAWRLNAMAERADSFRDGVDAKRYAFNPSVTLTPGGNTALTLSYERLYDERTADRGIPSQGDRPFDTKRSTFFGNADQSKSRAMVDSLSAVLEHDFGGVQLKNSLSVTQYDKFYQNVFAGGAVNGAGNVRISAYNASNLRTNVFNQTDLTTKFTTGGLKHTLLAGIELGRQDSDNERHTGFFGASTSATVSAANPVATATSFRFNGTDANNTVKSDTVAAYLQDQIALNDQWKVLAGLRWDQFKVDLDDKRTTTTRRDLSRTDTEVSPRFGLIWTPTPAQTYYASYSYAFLPSGEQLSLAANTKDLAPEKAINHEIGARWDLNPDLTLSAALFRLTREDVRTADPLNPGFFVQTGEQRTEGVEIGLQGKITSWWQVFAGYANLESEITKTTSSAPKGRKVGLVPEQMASLWNRFDLGHGWGAGLGVIHQGASYTSFNNTVKLAAFTRVDGALYYTFAGGKTRVALNVENLGDKEYFPTAHSDNNISPGAPLNARLTLTHAF encoded by the coding sequence ATGTCGTTCCGTCCCCGGCTCAAGCCGGTCGTGTTTGCCATGCTCGCCGCAAGCGCTTGCGGCAATGTCGCTCTCGCCGCCGATGCGGTGCTGTCGCCGGTGCTCGTCCAGGATCAGGTCGAGCGCGCCGACGGCCCGGTGCAGGGCTACCGCGCCACGCGTTCCGCGACTTTCACGAAGACCGACACGCCGCTGAAGGAAGTGCCGGCATCGATCACCGTCGTGCCGGAGAACGTGATCGAGGACCAGGCGATGCGCAGCATCTCCGACGTGCTGCGCTACGTGCCCGGCACGACCGCGGCGCAGGGCGAGGGCAACCGCGACCAGATCGTGATCCGCGGCAACAACACGACGGCCGACTTCTTCGTGAACGGCATCCGCGACGACGCGCAGATCTTCCGCGATCTCTATAACGTCGAGCGCGTCGAGGTGCTCAAGGGGCCGGGCGGCATGAGCTTCGGCCGCGGCGGCGCGGGCGGCATCGTCAACCGCGTGACCAAGCGTCCGGTGTTCGGGCATGTGGGCGAGGCGAGCGTCACGCTGGGCAGCTTCGACCAGCTGCGCGGCACCGTCGATGTCGGCAACAAGCTGAGCGACGCGGCGGCGTGGCGTCTGAACGCGATGGCCGAGCGCGCCGACAGCTTCCGCGACGGCGTGGATGCCAAGCGCTACGCCTTCAATCCCAGCGTGACGCTGACGCCGGGCGGCAACACCGCGCTGACGCTGTCCTACGAGCGCCTGTACGACGAGCGCACCGCCGACCGCGGCATTCCCTCGCAGGGGGATCGCCCCTTCGACACCAAGCGCAGCACCTTCTTCGGCAATGCCGACCAGAGCAAGTCGCGCGCAATGGTCGATTCGCTCTCGGCCGTGCTGGAGCACGACTTCGGCGGCGTGCAGCTGAAGAACAGCCTGAGCGTCACGCAGTACGACAAGTTCTACCAGAACGTCTTTGCCGGCGGGGCCGTGAATGGCGCGGGCAACGTGCGCATCTCGGCCTATAACGCCTCCAACCTGCGCACCAACGTCTTCAACCAGACCGACCTGACGACGAAATTCACGACCGGCGGCCTCAAGCACACGCTGCTCGCGGGCATCGAGCTGGGCCGCCAGGACAGCGACAACGAGCGCCACACCGGCTTCTTCGGCGCGTCGACGAGCGCCACCGTATCCGCGGCCAACCCCGTCGCGACCGCGACGAGCTTCCGCTTCAACGGCACCGACGCGAACAACACGGTCAAGTCCGACACCGTCGCCGCCTACCTGCAGGACCAGATCGCGCTGAACGACCAGTGGAAGGTGCTCGCCGGCCTGCGCTGGGACCAGTTCAAGGTCGATCTCGACGACAAGCGCACGACCACGACGCGCCGGGACCTGTCGCGCACCGACACCGAGGTCAGCCCGCGCTTCGGCCTGATCTGGACGCCGACGCCGGCCCAGACCTATTACGCCAGCTACAGCTACGCCTTCCTGCCCTCGGGCGAGCAGCTGAGCCTCGCCGCGAACACCAAGGATCTCGCGCCCGAGAAGGCGATCAACCATGAGATCGGCGCGCGCTGGGATCTCAATCCGGATCTCACGCTGTCGGCTGCCCTGTTCCGGCTGACGCGCGAGGATGTTCGGACGGCCGATCCGCTGAACCCGGGCTTCTTCGTGCAGACCGGCGAGCAGCGCACCGAGGGCGTCGAGATCGGCTTGCAGGGCAAGATCACGTCATGGTGGCAGGTGTTCGCGGGCTACGCGAACCTGGAGTCGGAGATCACGAAGACGACCTCGAGCGCGCCCAAGGGCCGCAAGGTCGGCCTGGTGCCCGAGCAGATGGCCTCGCTGTGGAACCGCTTCGACCTCGGTCACGGCTGGGGTGCGGGTCTCGGTGTGATCCACCAGGGGGCGAGCTACACGTCCTTCAACAACACCGTGAAGCTGGCGGCCTTCACCCGCGTCGACGGCGCGCTGTATTACACGTTTGCCGGCGGCAAGACGCGTGTCGCGCTCAACGTCGAGAACCTCGGCGACAAGGAGTACTTCCCGACGGCGCACAGCGACAACAACATCAGCCCGGGGGCGCCGCTCAACGCGCGGCTGACGCTGACGCACGCGTTCTGA
- a CDS encoding TonB-dependent siderophore receptor, which yields MRPTTLAVAIAAALPALAAAQATLPAVTVTAEQGGAAPSYNPLVSSSATKGTAPLRDVPQTVNVVGPELIADQGVRSLADALTNVPGVTLNMGDGQRDQFAIRGFTAIGDTFLDGVRDDALYYRDLSNTERIEVLKGPAAVLYGRGSSGGIINRVSKLPTTQTIREITVQLDSEGEKRISFDTAGSLGDGGHAFRLTGAFEDSTGFRDESFLKREAIAPSLDLKLGEDTRLLLQLAHNRDRRPTDFGIPDNNGRPLDVDHDTYYGSGDAERDDTTTATMNTATATLSHRINDDWSLRNVLRYYDFKLDRDNTLYRSGSAYTLSGGQLMMQRTHGHVVRDEEGWFNQLELTQRVKLAGMQHTLLYGVEVGTQDKQLDIDNWIGIDRVPLYNPGGAIPPYTTRAPNSRTIDNVTTQDSTAFYLQDQIALGEQWKALVGVRHDEYRQKTTEPTKRDFERTDREWSPRAGLVWQPTATQAYYVSVSRSFQPSGEQFQLSASNVDADPEITTNHEIGAKWDFLGGALSAGASIFQLVREDMKITDPVTRQTINAGKQRTEGLELSVSGRPAPGWQVHAGYAFLDTEIVKSTATGGANFGTRRVTVPFEGKDAALTPRHSGSIWVVRDLGRGWSLGGGMRAQASQYASPDNLVRLPGFAVFDAALLYRSKAYDLAFNLKNAFDREYWATAHGSVNGLNQPGAPRTLQATATFRF from the coding sequence ATGCGTCCCACCACCCTCGCCGTGGCGATCGCCGCTGCACTGCCTGCCCTCGCTGCCGCCCAGGCCACCCTGCCCGCCGTCACCGTCACTGCCGAACAGGGCGGCGCCGCGCCGTCCTACAACCCGCTCGTCTCCTCCTCGGCGACCAAGGGCACCGCCCCGCTGCGCGACGTCCCGCAGACCGTGAACGTCGTAGGCCCCGAGCTGATCGCCGACCAGGGCGTGCGCTCGCTCGCCGACGCCCTCACCAACGTCCCCGGCGTGACGCTCAACATGGGCGACGGCCAGCGCGACCAGTTCGCGATCCGCGGCTTCACCGCGATCGGCGACACTTTCCTCGACGGCGTGCGCGACGACGCGCTGTACTACCGCGACCTGTCGAACACCGAGCGCATCGAGGTCCTCAAGGGCCCCGCCGCCGTGCTCTACGGCCGCGGCTCCTCGGGCGGCATCATCAACCGCGTGAGCAAGCTGCCGACGACGCAGACGATCCGCGAAATCACCGTGCAACTCGACAGCGAAGGCGAGAAGCGCATCAGCTTCGACACCGCCGGCTCATTGGGCGACGGCGGCCACGCCTTCCGCCTGACCGGCGCCTTCGAGGACTCGACCGGCTTCCGCGACGAATCCTTCCTCAAGCGCGAGGCCATCGCCCCGTCGCTCGACCTCAAGCTCGGCGAGGACACGCGCCTGCTGCTGCAACTGGCGCACAACCGCGATCGCCGCCCGACCGACTTCGGCATCCCCGACAACAACGGCCGCCCGCTCGACGTCGACCATGACACCTACTACGGCTCCGGCGACGCCGAGCGCGACGACACGACCACCGCGACGATGAACACCGCGACGGCGACCCTGTCGCATCGCATCAACGACGACTGGTCGCTGCGCAACGTGTTGCGCTACTACGACTTCAAGCTCGACCGCGACAACACCCTGTACCGCTCGGGCAGCGCCTACACGCTCTCCGGCGGCCAGCTCATGATGCAGCGCACCCACGGCCACGTCGTGCGCGACGAGGAAGGCTGGTTCAACCAGCTCGAACTCACGCAGCGCGTGAAGCTCGCCGGCATGCAGCACACCCTCCTCTACGGCGTCGAAGTCGGCACGCAGGACAAGCAGCTCGACATCGATAACTGGATCGGCATCGACCGCGTGCCGCTCTACAACCCCGGCGGCGCGATCCCGCCCTACACGACACGCGCGCCCAACTCGCGCACCATCGACAACGTCACGACGCAGGACAGCACCGCGTTCTACCTGCAGGACCAGATCGCGCTCGGCGAGCAATGGAAGGCGCTGGTCGGCGTGCGTCACGACGAGTATCGCCAGAAGACCACCGAGCCGACCAAGCGCGACTTCGAACGCACCGACCGCGAATGGAGCCCGCGTGCCGGCCTCGTGTGGCAGCCGACTGCGACCCAGGCCTACTACGTCTCCGTGTCGCGCTCCTTCCAGCCCTCGGGCGAGCAGTTCCAGCTCTCCGCCTCCAACGTCGACGCCGACCCCGAGATCACCACCAACCACGAGATCGGCGCGAAGTGGGACTTCCTCGGCGGCGCGCTGTCGGCCGGCGCGTCGATCTTCCAGCTCGTGCGCGAAGACATGAAGATCACCGATCCGGTCACGCGCCAGACGATCAACGCGGGCAAGCAACGCACCGAGGGCCTGGAACTGTCAGTCTCCGGCCGCCCCGCGCCCGGCTGGCAGGTCCATGCCGGCTACGCCTTCCTCGACACCGAGATCGTGAAGTCGACCGCCACTGGCGGCGCCAACTTCGGCACCCGCCGCGTCACCGTGCCCTTCGAGGGCAAGGACGCCGCACTGACGCCGCGCCACAGCGGCTCGATCTGGGTCGTGCGCGACCTCGGCCGCGGCTGGAGCCTCGGCGGCGGCATGCGCGCGCAGGCCTCGCAATACGCCTCGCCCGACAACCTCGTGCGCCTGCCCGGCTTCGCGGTCTTCGACGCCGCCCTGCTCTACCGCAGCAAGGCCTACGACCTCGCGTTCAACCTCAAGAACGCCTTCGACCGCGAGTACTGGGCGACCGCCCACGGGAGCGTCAACGGCCTGAACCAGCCCGGCGCGCCACGCACGCTGCAGGCGACGGCGACTTTCCGCTTCTGA